Proteins encoded in a region of the Elizabethkingia bruuniana genome:
- a CDS encoding orotate phosphoribosyltransferase — MNLEGRKVVVNKSVAELKEMLQKPEDYKALMPDSLKTFEVKEGGFNFELSGLPKIGLKIQEVTDQGVVLASASSSLDFALRGVMNPVSDTQTEVQLLFEGKFNPFLKMMVEKPLQNFINSLTDKIESL; from the coding sequence ATGAATTTAGAAGGTAGAAAAGTTGTCGTAAATAAATCGGTTGCTGAATTAAAAGAAATGTTGCAAAAGCCGGAGGACTATAAAGCACTAATGCCGGACAGCCTTAAGACTTTTGAAGTAAAGGAAGGTGGTTTTAACTTTGAATTAAGCGGTCTTCCTAAGATTGGTCTTAAAATTCAGGAGGTTACAGACCAGGGAGTGGTATTAGCTTCAGCAAGTTCTTCTTTGGATTTTGCACTAAGAGGGGTTATGAATCCGGTAAGTGATACCCAAACTGAAGTTCAATTATTATTCGAAGGGAAATTCAATCCGTTTCTTAAAATGATGGTTGAAAAACCGCTTCAGAACTTCATCAACTCATTAACCGACAAGATCGAAAGCTTATAA
- a CDS encoding FUSC family protein, which produces MNRIAELKKFMTSQYIYYGLRMTFAVVVPCIIMAYYGVLAEYFAFPLGTMLMTNMDQPGPFIRRRNTFIIGIICFFIVSLAIGLTYQYPIIVAAEIILFGMFFSLIGIYGTRLSAMGSLTLVVFAILIDGHFGGGKVIQTSVTLTLGGLWAFLLFFILSKIQPYILVKQILGENFIELGNFIRIKSKFYRTKPDFDALFHEMMSSQIKLKEHHEDLREILFTTRTYVNESTTTSRIIMLMFLESIDLFEQILTSQQDYKTMHEKFDDKNILPSIHRYIEIISSELINIGIAVQANQKAFPIANLDKELMKCYQLYYDLRNTEMNHENFQDFMMLRQILMNLSEITKKVKTVYRASGYDEKLAKSLSFGLDFEKFAPKTEKINLKLLKFNLSLKSAHFRHALRITIALLIGYIVSLVTFVQIGHSYWILITILAIQKPAFSITKSRNLLRLGGTLAGATLSFAILYYISNTTVLFIILLVSMVLCYTFLKKKYMTAIFFMTIYVFMSFNFLSPGNFQVIFADRIIDTLIGGAISFLVSYFVFPVWERTQNKSYVIDAINGNKAYFKIVCEMITEKDVNITQDFKETRKDAIIALANLSDNFQRMLSDPKFQQHLRIKRIHQFVNTSHLLTAYIASLSMYAQKNDTFSEVDLKNWRKKIMLEFTKMQLLLGVEGITEESLKEFEDYQEPSDKIETLLEKRRREIMEKEVPFISNPEKISRLTELKSMNELLALINNVTEEQVKVIERFLRNQDSTTMEKKKSSNLFSWAQK; this is translated from the coding sequence ATGAACCGAATCGCCGAATTGAAGAAATTCATGACCAGCCAATATATTTATTATGGCCTCAGAATGACCTTTGCAGTAGTAGTCCCCTGCATTATTATGGCCTATTATGGTGTTCTGGCTGAATACTTTGCTTTTCCTCTTGGTACCATGCTTATGACGAATATGGACCAACCCGGCCCCTTCATAAGACGCCGGAATACTTTTATCATTGGAATTATCTGCTTTTTCATTGTATCTCTGGCCATTGGACTTACCTACCAATACCCCATTATTGTTGCAGCAGAGATTATTCTGTTCGGAATGTTCTTTTCTCTTATCGGTATTTATGGTACCCGACTTTCTGCAATGGGATCATTAACCCTTGTTGTATTTGCTATTCTTATCGATGGGCACTTTGGTGGCGGAAAAGTTATCCAGACCTCTGTTACACTTACTTTAGGCGGTTTATGGGCTTTTCTTCTGTTTTTTATATTGTCTAAGATTCAGCCCTACATACTGGTAAAACAGATTCTGGGAGAAAACTTTATAGAGCTTGGAAACTTTATCCGGATAAAATCTAAATTTTACAGAACCAAACCTGATTTTGATGCACTTTTTCATGAGATGATGTCTTCACAGATTAAGCTGAAGGAGCATCATGAAGATCTGCGTGAAATACTTTTTACTACCCGGACGTACGTTAATGAATCTACTACTACCAGCCGTATTATTATGCTGATGTTTCTGGAGAGTATAGATCTTTTCGAACAAATTCTTACTTCTCAGCAGGATTATAAAACCATGCATGAGAAATTTGACGATAAAAATATTCTCCCTTCTATTCATCGTTATATTGAGATTATTTCATCTGAACTTATCAATATTGGTATAGCAGTACAAGCCAATCAGAAAGCTTTTCCAATTGCCAATCTCGACAAGGAACTGATGAAATGTTATCAGCTGTATTATGACCTTCGTAATACAGAAATGAATCATGAGAACTTCCAGGACTTTATGATGCTTCGTCAGATCCTGATGAACCTTAGTGAAATTACCAAAAAAGTAAAAACTGTTTATCGTGCATCTGGTTACGATGAGAAGCTTGCCAAAAGTTTATCTTTCGGTCTGGACTTTGAAAAATTCGCTCCAAAAACTGAAAAAATCAATCTGAAACTGCTGAAATTTAACTTGTCTTTAAAATCAGCCCACTTCAGACACGCCTTGCGTATAACCATTGCATTGCTCATCGGTTATATTGTTTCGTTGGTCACATTCGTACAAATTGGACATTCTTACTGGATTCTGATCACGATACTGGCAATACAGAAACCAGCATTTAGCATTACCAAATCCAGAAATCTCCTAAGACTTGGCGGAACACTGGCAGGTGCCACGCTCAGCTTTGCTATTTTATACTATATCAGTAATACAACTGTACTCTTTATTATCCTTTTGGTTAGTATGGTATTGTGCTATACTTTCCTTAAAAAGAAATACATGACTGCTATTTTCTTTATGACAATCTATGTATTTATGTCCTTTAATTTCCTTTCACCAGGAAACTTTCAGGTAATCTTTGCAGACCGTATTATTGATACGCTTATCGGTGGTGCTATCAGCTTTTTGGTTTCTTATTTTGTATTTCCGGTATGGGAAAGGACACAGAATAAATCCTACGTTATTGACGCCATTAATGGTAACAAAGCCTACTTTAAGATTGTCTGTGAAATGATTACAGAGAAAGATGTAAACATCACTCAGGATTTCAAAGAGACCAGAAAAGATGCCATTATTGCATTGGCTAATCTCTCGGATAACTTCCAGAGGATGTTATCTGACCCTAAATTCCAACAGCATTTAAGAATTAAACGTATTCACCAGTTTGTCAATACCAGTCATCTTCTTACCGCTTATATCGCCTCGCTTTCTATGTATGCTCAGAAAAATGATACTTTCTCTGAAGTAGATTTAAAAAACTGGAGAAAAAAGATTATGCTGGAGTTTACCAAAATGCAGCTTTTACTAGGTGTAGAAGGTATTACTGAGGAAAGCCTGAAAGAATTCGAAGACTATCAGGAGCCTTCTGACAAAATAGAAACCTTACTGGAAAAACGCCGCCGTGAGATTATGGAAAAAGAAGTACCTTTTATTTCCAATCCGGAAAAAATCAGCAGGCTGACGGAGCTAAAAAGCATGAACGAACTTCTCGCTCTTATCAATAACGTAACCGAAGAACAGGTGAAAGTAATTGAAAGATTCCTCAGAAATCAGGATTCTACAACTATGGAGAAAAAGAAATCATCAAATCTCTTTAGCTGGGCCCAGAAATAA
- a CDS encoding winged helix-turn-helix transcriptional regulator: MTKIKDTSTNFANKKALTEECQEVYAVNIIGGQWTLAICCYLINGKLRFSELKQCLPNITERMLALELKKLVEYKIIQKFVYAEVPARVEYELTSIGYKLHNIITELGKWGNEHKELTKKQEA; encoded by the coding sequence ATGACAAAAATTAAAGACACTTCAACAAATTTTGCCAATAAAAAAGCCCTGACTGAAGAATGTCAGGAAGTATACGCAGTTAATATTATTGGCGGACAGTGGACACTCGCCATTTGCTGTTATCTCATAAACGGAAAATTACGTTTTAGTGAGCTAAAACAATGCCTTCCCAATATTACAGAAAGAATGCTGGCACTGGAATTGAAAAAGCTGGTTGAGTATAAAATAATTCAAAAGTTTGTATATGCAGAAGTGCCTGCCCGTGTAGAATACGAACTGACTTCAATAGGTTATAAACTTCATAACATAATAACTGAATTGGGAAAATGGGGTAATGAGCATAAAGAATTAACCAAAAAACAGGAAGCTTAA
- a CDS encoding anhydro-N-acetylmuramic acid kinase encodes MRDYHCIGLMSGTSLDGLDICYVQFTKGPQWDFKILKSYTLPYSSKWKEKLRSAVDLSSEDLLALHSEYGFYLAECTQNFIREHKIEKLDVIASHGHTIFHQPHRHFTLQIGDARAIKYNTNKTTVYDFRSQDVMMGGNGAPLVPIGDHLLFSKYSACLNLGGFTNISYDEAGKRIAFDISPLNIVLNTLCNKLGQEYDQNGDIARNTAIDNILLQKLNALSFYKQPAPKSLGIEWVNAEITPLLQNVSVETALATLTHHSAEQVAAVLNQKQFKNILVTGGGVYNRFFIESLQALTSTQLIIPDQQTIEFKEALIFAFMGLLRILGENNVLASATGAAKDHSSGIIA; translated from the coding sequence ATGAGGGATTACCACTGCATAGGTCTTATGTCCGGGACCAGTCTGGACGGACTGGACATCTGTTATGTTCAGTTTACTAAAGGCCCACAGTGGGACTTCAAAATACTTAAAAGCTATACATTACCCTACTCTTCTAAGTGGAAAGAAAAGCTAAGATCTGCTGTAGATTTATCATCAGAAGATCTTCTGGCGCTGCATTCTGAATATGGCTTTTATTTAGCCGAATGTACACAAAACTTTATCCGGGAACATAAAATAGAGAAGCTGGATGTAATTGCTTCCCACGGGCATACAATTTTCCATCAACCACATCGGCATTTCACGCTTCAGATTGGCGATGCAAGAGCTATAAAATACAACACCAATAAAACTACGGTATACGATTTTCGTTCTCAGGATGTAATGATGGGTGGAAATGGCGCTCCATTAGTTCCGATTGGTGATCATTTATTATTTTCAAAGTATTCTGCATGTCTGAATCTAGGTGGGTTCACCAATATTTCTTACGATGAAGCAGGTAAGAGAATAGCGTTTGATATTTCTCCGCTTAACATTGTTTTAAATACGTTGTGCAATAAACTGGGACAGGAATATGATCAGAACGGAGATATCGCCAGAAACACAGCTATTGATAATATTCTTCTTCAAAAGCTTAATGCCTTATCATTTTATAAACAGCCTGCACCAAAATCACTAGGCATAGAATGGGTAAATGCTGAAATTACACCTTTGCTGCAAAATGTATCTGTTGAAACTGCTCTGGCCACATTAACCCATCATTCTGCGGAACAAGTAGCAGCTGTATTAAACCAAAAACAGTTCAAAAACATTTTGGTCACAGGTGGTGGTGTTTACAATCGTTTCTTTATAGAGTCTTTACAAGCTTTAACTTCAACTCAATTAATCATTCCGGACCAACAGACCATAGAATTCAAAGAAGCGCTTATATTTGCTTTTATGGGGCTTTTAAGGATATTGGGAGAAAACAATGTTCTTGCATCTGCGACAGGAGCAGCAAAGGACCATTCCAGCGGAATTATTGCTTAG
- the ahcY gene encoding adenosylhomocysteinase, whose protein sequence is METKTQYVPYKVKDISLAEWGRKEIELAEAEMPGLMAIREEYGPQQPLKGARIAGCLHMTIQTAVLIETLVALGADVTWSSCNIFSTQDHAAAAIAAAGIPVYAWKGMNEEEFDWCIEQTLFFGEDRQPLNMILDDGGDLTNMVFDKYPELTKDIKGLSEETTTGVHRLYERMQNGTLVMPAINVNDSVTKSKFDNKYGCRESAVDAIRRATDVMLAGKRVVVCGFGDVGKGTAASFRGAGSIVTVTEIDPICALQAAMEGYEVKQLDTVVDNADIIITTTGNFGIVRGEHFEKMKDKTIVCNIGHFDNEIDMAWLNKNHGATKVEIKPQVDKYNVNGNDIIILAEGRLVNLGCATGHPSFVMSNSFSNQTLAQIELWVHSDKYENKVYTLPKHLDEKVAALHLKKLGVELETLSEEQAKYIGVTVDGPFKPDYYRY, encoded by the coding sequence ATGGAAACTAAAACACAATACGTTCCTTACAAAGTTAAGGATATTTCTCTGGCTGAATGGGGAAGAAAAGAGATAGAACTGGCTGAGGCTGAGATGCCTGGTCTTATGGCTATCCGTGAGGAGTACGGTCCACAACAACCGTTGAAAGGAGCACGCATCGCAGGATGTCTTCACATGACAATCCAGACAGCTGTTCTTATCGAAACTTTAGTTGCTCTTGGAGCTGACGTTACATGGTCTTCTTGTAACATCTTCTCTACTCAGGATCATGCCGCTGCTGCTATTGCTGCTGCCGGAATTCCTGTGTATGCATGGAAAGGTATGAACGAGGAGGAATTTGACTGGTGTATCGAGCAGACACTTTTCTTCGGAGAAGACAGACAGCCACTAAACATGATCCTTGATGATGGTGGTGACCTTACCAATATGGTTTTCGACAAATACCCTGAATTAACAAAAGATATCAAAGGTCTTTCTGAAGAAACAACTACAGGAGTTCACAGATTATACGAAAGAATGCAGAATGGTACATTAGTAATGCCTGCAATCAACGTAAACGATTCAGTTACTAAGTCTAAATTCGACAACAAATATGGGTGTCGTGAGTCTGCAGTAGATGCTATCAGAAGGGCTACAGACGTTATGCTTGCTGGTAAGCGTGTTGTAGTTTGTGGTTTTGGAGATGTAGGTAAAGGTACTGCAGCTTCTTTCAGAGGAGCAGGTTCTATCGTTACTGTAACTGAAATTGATCCAATCTGTGCATTACAGGCTGCAATGGAAGGTTATGAAGTAAAACAACTGGATACAGTTGTAGACAACGCAGATATCATTATTACAACTACTGGTAACTTCGGTATTGTAAGAGGTGAGCATTTCGAAAAAATGAAAGACAAGACTATCGTATGTAACATCGGTCACTTCGATAACGAAATCGATATGGCATGGTTAAACAAAAACCATGGTGCTACTAAAGTAGAAATCAAACCTCAGGTTGATAAATACAACGTTAATGGCAATGATATCATTATCCTTGCTGAAGGACGTTTGGTAAACCTTGGTTGTGCTACTGGCCACCCTTCATTTGTAATGTCTAACTCTTTCTCCAACCAGACATTAGCTCAGATTGAACTTTGGGTACATTCTGACAAATATGAAAACAAAGTATATACTTTACCTAAGCACTTAGATGAAAAGGTAGCTGCACTTCACCTTAAGAAATTAGGTGTAGAGCTTGAAACACTTTCTGAAGAGCAGGCTAAATATATCGGTGTAACTGTAGATGGTCCTTTCAAACCAGACTACTACAGATACTAA
- a CDS encoding NUDIX hydrolase codes for MYKVFINERKLSFTNAIQQIDKNLEFVDVNTFSIAIDLLENTSTPSVNIYAENVEEVWNTFSASFRNIEAAGGVVLNTNDEVLFIYRMSRWDLPKGKMEKGESKDLTALREVEEECSITDLSLEEFLSSTYHMYTERDGSKILKITHWYKMRHHGNQQPLPQEIEGITKAEWKPQSDIKTEVFPNTFQNIRLILNEALDLE; via the coding sequence ATGTATAAAGTTTTTATCAATGAGCGAAAATTATCCTTCACAAATGCTATTCAGCAAATTGATAAAAATTTAGAATTTGTGGATGTCAATACATTTAGTATTGCTATAGACCTGTTAGAGAACACTTCAACGCCGTCTGTTAATATTTATGCCGAAAATGTAGAAGAGGTATGGAATACTTTTTCTGCCTCATTCAGAAATATTGAAGCTGCCGGCGGTGTTGTACTGAATACAAATGATGAAGTTCTTTTTATCTACCGTATGTCCAGATGGGATCTTCCGAAAGGAAAAATGGAAAAAGGAGAATCTAAAGATTTAACAGCTCTGCGTGAGGTTGAAGAGGAATGTTCTATCACGGATCTTTCTCTGGAAGAATTCCTAAGTTCTACCTATCATATGTATACGGAAAGAGATGGCAGCAAGATTTTAAAGATCACACACTGGTACAAAATGCGTCACCATGGCAATCAGCAGCCATTACCACAGGAAATAGAAGGTATTACCAAAGCAGAATGGAAACCACAAAGTGATATTAAAACAGAAGTTTTCCCAAATACCTTCCAAAATATTCGTTTGATATTGAATGAAGCACTGGATTTGGAATAA
- a CDS encoding membrane protein, translating into MNKIFVFALVALGTTLSAQSIGNSPYAVFGLGDVKYNNDLNISAMGGISAAYISDFTNSFNFGNPAANFNLELTSLRGQVTNENSFYKSDYNNYSKTKHSNYLSNISIAVPLSSKVKFGLGYQPYSSKTYNILTTKNIGDEGNQQANFFKGEGTISTVEAALSYQVIPGLGLGLRTNFYFGKVSDIEEVTFKNAELINGYQTTNKVKSFNFTLGAAYQHKTSTDHKITAGATYQFGNGGTMESTYTNSTYFYTGENRQNVNVIDQNVSKSKNLIPQIFTAGIGYGRDARWFASAQVDYTKGRTINFLGNPFEYKDGYKVSAGGWFIPNANDFRSYFSRVIYRYGAFYEKGGLNINGKDINGYGLSLGANFPIKPSINSFSSIDFAVEFGKKGTVQNNLVQQGFINFKIGFNFADRWFIKNLYN; encoded by the coding sequence ATGAACAAAATCTTTGTTTTCGCTTTAGTCGCATTAGGAACAACTCTTAGTGCTCAGTCTATCGGAAATTCTCCGTATGCAGTATTTGGGCTTGGAGATGTTAAATACAATAATGACCTCAATATATCTGCTATGGGTGGTATTTCTGCAGCATATATCTCAGATTTCACCAATTCATTTAACTTCGGCAACCCGGCAGCCAACTTCAATTTAGAGCTTACTTCTTTAAGAGGTCAGGTTACTAATGAGAACAGTTTCTATAAATCCGATTATAATAATTATAGTAAGACTAAACATTCTAACTATCTTTCTAATATATCGATAGCAGTTCCGTTATCTTCCAAAGTTAAATTTGGTTTAGGATATCAGCCATACAGCTCCAAAACCTACAATATCTTAACAACTAAAAATATAGGAGATGAAGGTAATCAGCAGGCTAATTTCTTTAAAGGTGAAGGAACAATCAGTACAGTAGAGGCGGCTTTATCTTATCAGGTTATACCTGGTTTAGGTTTAGGTTTAAGAACTAACTTCTATTTCGGTAAGGTATCCGATATCGAAGAAGTTACTTTTAAAAATGCCGAACTTATTAATGGTTATCAGACCACCAATAAAGTAAAAAGTTTCAACTTCACTTTAGGTGCCGCTTATCAGCATAAAACAAGTACAGACCATAAAATTACAGCCGGTGCGACTTATCAGTTCGGTAACGGAGGTACAATGGAATCTACATATACCAACAGTACTTATTTCTACACTGGTGAAAACAGACAGAATGTAAATGTTATAGACCAGAACGTAAGTAAGTCTAAAAACCTAATTCCTCAGATATTTACAGCTGGTATCGGTTATGGTAGAGATGCAAGATGGTTTGCTTCTGCTCAGGTAGATTACACAAAAGGAAGAACCATTAATTTCCTTGGAAATCCATTCGAATACAAAGATGGTTATAAAGTGTCTGCCGGTGGATGGTTTATCCCGAACGCAAATGACTTCAGAAGTTATTTCTCTCGTGTGATTTACAGATATGGAGCGTTCTATGAAAAAGGAGGACTTAACATCAATGGTAAAGATATCAATGGTTACGGATTAAGCCTTGGAGCTAATTTCCCTATCAAACCTTCTATTAATTCATTCAGCAGCATTGATTTTGCTGTAGAATTTGGTAAGAAAGGAACTGTTCAAAATAATCTTGTACAGCAAGGATTTATCAACTTCAAAATTGGATTTAATTTTGCAGACCGTTGGTTCATTAAAAACTTATACAACTAA
- the lptC gene encoding LPS export ABC transporter periplasmic protein LptC, which produces MNILHKIFSKKLAGVFPLAIFFLLVSCEEDQSKAGGKKKTNFPSQVFYNAKIIQRDSGRISMRFNAPLIEKYEYLDTPYVETRKGLYIEFVDQKNPKTPGKLWAKYAKMIEKKDFYLAKGDVKIINPEGQTFKMQSIYWDKKNKKMYTKDTVFITDKEGNILIGSHGMKAKDDFSQYSLYSSFGEANSETMPDMKK; this is translated from the coding sequence ATGAACATCTTACATAAGATATTTTCTAAAAAATTAGCCGGAGTATTTCCTTTGGCTATTTTTTTTCTGCTTGTATCTTGTGAGGAAGACCAGAGTAAAGCCGGCGGAAAAAAGAAAACTAATTTCCCTTCGCAGGTTTTTTACAACGCCAAAATCATTCAGCGTGATTCCGGTCGTATTTCTATGAGGTTTAACGCTCCACTTATCGAAAAGTATGAATATCTTGATACGCCGTATGTAGAAACCCGAAAAGGTCTTTATATAGAGTTTGTAGATCAGAAGAATCCTAAAACACCTGGCAAGCTATGGGCGAAATATGCCAAAATGATAGAGAAAAAGGATTTTTATCTTGCAAAAGGTGATGTAAAAATCATCAATCCGGAGGGTCAGACTTTCAAAATGCAGAGTATCTACTGGGATAAGAAAAATAAAAAAATGTATACTAAAGATACTGTATTCATTACCGATAAAGAAGGAAACATACTGATTGGTTCTCACGGTATGAAGGCTAAAGACGACTTTAGTCAATACAGCTTATACAGCAGCTTCGGAGAAGCAAACTCCGAAACTATGCCGGATATGAAAAAATAA
- a CDS encoding 4'-phosphopantetheinyl transferase family protein, with protein sequence MPLYQNFSDNKAVVWVWKYDESEELNPQELLEPENYEKVTHYHPKKLSEVLMVRKMLKQLLPEHKILYKENGEPYLMPADKEISISHSFPLAAIAISDKKVGIDLEMVKDKIVKIKHKFTLKESSFIVPEEEKEYLTAIWCVKESLYKLHHSKFWSLKKNYEVEAFQLHHLDNVRCKVYDDTFSDYFWAQLKRFDDFFFSIVVES encoded by the coding sequence ATGCCGTTATACCAGAATTTCTCCGATAATAAAGCCGTTGTATGGGTATGGAAGTATGATGAGAGTGAAGAACTGAACCCACAAGAACTTCTGGAACCTGAAAATTATGAAAAGGTTACCCATTATCATCCCAAAAAACTATCAGAAGTATTGATGGTTCGCAAAATGCTGAAACAGCTTTTGCCGGAGCATAAAATACTGTATAAAGAAAACGGAGAGCCTTATCTGATGCCTGCGGATAAAGAAATCTCAATAAGCCATTCTTTTCCTCTTGCAGCTATCGCTATTTCTGATAAAAAAGTAGGTATAGACCTGGAAATGGTAAAGGATAAAATTGTAAAAATAAAACACAAATTTACCCTTAAGGAGTCTTCATTTATAGTACCCGAAGAAGAAAAGGAATACCTTACAGCTATATGGTGTGTAAAGGAATCTCTTTACAAACTGCATCATTCCAAATTCTGGTCACTGAAAAAGAATTACGAAGTTGAAGCTTTTCAGTTACACCATCTGGATAATGTAAGATGCAAGGTATATGATGATACTTTTTCCGATTATTTCTGGGCCCAGCTAAAGAGATTTGATGATTTCTTTTTCTCCATAGTTGTAGAATCCTGA
- a CDS encoding NAD(P)H-dependent oxidoreductase — protein MKKEEKILVILVHPDIEKSVINKRWIEELQKYPDQYYIHNLYKAYPEEKLNIEKEQMLIEAYDKIVFQFPFYWFSAPPLLKKWLDEVLVYGWAYGSKSGYKFAEKKVALVISVGIDEEEYSKEGVYNYTLKELTTPFELTFKYIKADYKPLYAYFGIERNASSEWIEKSIPAYIEFLEKM, from the coding sequence ATGAAAAAAGAAGAAAAAATATTAGTCATTCTGGTTCATCCTGATATCGAAAAATCAGTAATTAATAAGCGCTGGATAGAAGAGCTGCAAAAATATCCGGACCAATATTATATACATAACTTATATAAAGCTTATCCGGAAGAGAAGTTAAATATTGAAAAAGAACAAATGCTTATAGAAGCCTATGATAAAATTGTTTTTCAATTTCCATTTTACTGGTTCAGTGCTCCGCCTTTACTAAAAAAATGGCTGGACGAGGTACTGGTATACGGTTGGGCATACGGCAGTAAAAGTGGATATAAATTTGCAGAGAAGAAGGTTGCCTTGGTAATCAGTGTAGGAATTGATGAAGAAGAATACTCTAAAGAGGGTGTCTACAATTATACGCTTAAGGAACTGACAACACCTTTTGAACTCACTTTTAAATATATTAAAGCCGATTATAAACCTTTATATGCATATTTTGGGATTGAGCGGAATGCTTCATCGGAATGGATTGAAAAAAGTATTCCGGCTTATATTGAATTTTTAGAAAAAATGTAG
- a CDS encoding UDP-N-acetylmuramoyl-tripeptide--D-alanyl-D-alanine ligase translates to MNIEQLYAIYKTCNKVVIDSRKIEKGDLFFAFSGESFDAATQAEEAINKGAIAVVIENPDFNNPENNIFCFPSTLQTLQDLAKEHRKNLNIPIIGLTGSNGKTTTKELIHAVLIQKYNVQYTQGNLNNHIGVPLTLLSIQPGHEMAVVEMGANHQKEIELLCSIAQPDYGYITNFGKAHLEGFGGFEGVIKGKSELYDYLKANDKNILVNQADAIQEEKTAAYSKKITFGTSASDYQYGMFTENNRIGILFNDQKALSQLTGEYNFNNICAAISLGKYFGVEETAIKTAIETYTPTNMRSQIVEREGKTLVLDTYNANPSSMEVSLKNFSQYKGSKTIIIGDMLELGDESRGEHKRILALAESLNFDSIITVGPKFKEVNASELAFESTALTGDYLKQKPVLTQNILLKGSRGIALEKLIELL, encoded by the coding sequence ATGAATATTGAACAGTTATACGCTATTTATAAAACCTGCAATAAGGTCGTAATAGATTCCAGAAAGATTGAAAAAGGAGATTTGTTTTTTGCTTTTTCGGGTGAAAGTTTTGATGCGGCAACACAGGCTGAGGAGGCTATAAATAAAGGTGCTATAGCTGTAGTAATTGAGAATCCTGATTTTAATAATCCGGAAAATAATATTTTCTGCTTTCCATCCACACTTCAGACATTACAAGATCTGGCAAAAGAGCACCGTAAAAATCTAAATATTCCAATTATAGGATTAACGGGGAGTAACGGTAAGACAACAACAAAAGAGCTTATTCACGCTGTTTTGATTCAGAAATACAATGTTCAGTATACACAGGGAAATCTTAATAATCATATTGGAGTTCCTTTAACGCTTTTATCTATCCAGCCAGGACATGAAATGGCTGTAGTAGAAATGGGAGCCAATCATCAAAAAGAAATTGAACTGCTTTGCAGTATTGCTCAACCTGATTATGGTTATATCACCAACTTTGGTAAAGCGCATTTAGAAGGTTTTGGAGGTTTTGAAGGCGTAATTAAAGGGAAATCGGAGTTATACGATTATCTAAAAGCCAATGATAAAAATATTCTGGTTAATCAGGCAGATGCTATACAAGAAGAAAAAACAGCTGCTTACAGTAAAAAAATAACTTTTGGTACTTCTGCTTCCGATTATCAGTATGGAATGTTTACTGAAAATAACAGAATCGGGATTCTGTTTAACGATCAGAAGGCACTTTCTCAATTAACAGGAGAGTATAACTTCAATAATATCTGCGCAGCAATTTCTTTAGGCAAATATTTCGGAGTAGAAGAGACAGCTATAAAAACAGCCATAGAGACTTATACACCGACGAATATGCGTTCCCAGATCGTAGAAAGAGAAGGGAAAACATTGGTATTAGATACTTATAATGCCAACCCGAGTAGTATGGAAGTTTCTCTCAAAAATTTCAGCCAGTATAAAGGATCCAAAACTATTATTATAGGAGATATGCTGGAGCTTGGCGATGAAAGCAGGGGAGAACACAAAAGAATTCTGGCGCTGGCGGAAAGTTTAAATTTTGACAGTATTATCACCGTTGGTCCCAAGTTTAAAGAAGTCAATGCTTCCGAGCTGGCTTTTGAAAGTACAGCTCTTACCGGCGATTATCTGAAACAAAAACCTGTTCTTACTCAGAATATATTGCTTAAAGGTTCCCGCGGGATAGCTTTGGAAAAATTAATTGAGCTTCTGTAA